One genomic window of Amphiura filiformis chromosome 3, Afil_fr2py, whole genome shotgun sequence includes the following:
- the LOC140147824 gene encoding uncharacterized protein, translating into MSSFDDYLQREDPWQQEQQAAPKPVHINLSLIAKRNLPASIADGPHDELIAAIMKLTHVRLDRENIADIDNLEMLGPVTNVYLQQNQIKQIENLDSLMTLRFLTLAGNQIDKIQNMRMLDELKFLDLSENKIESLDPDELPKSLMILNLTGNPCTHVINYRTSLLKALPNLQQLDLVEVTRQERLEAGCEVSDTSDEEEEEEGEGEEMMGGPVVFGQDGDDDFLQLSADIILESQSRTQQYMALHEHHMDEIEEVRAQSQLTMNTGRSLKDSPRSDGSESKLSR; encoded by the exons ATGTCTTCATTTGATGATTACCTCCAAAGAGAGGACCCATGGCAACAAGAACAACAAGCAG CACCTAAACCAGTACATATAAATCTGAGTTTGATAGCAAAAAGGAATTTACCAGCCAGCATAGCAGATGGACCACATGATGAATT GATAGCAGCCATAATGAAGTTGACACATGTCCGTCTTGATCGTGAGAATATTGCTGACATTGATAATCTGGAAATGTTGGGTCCCGTTACAAATGTGTACTTACAACAG AATCAAATTAAGCAAATAGAAAATTTGGACTCATTGATGACACTAAGATTCTTGACGCTGGCTGGCAACCAGATTGATAAGATACAGAACATGAGGATGTTGGATGAACTCAAATTCTTGGATTTATCTGAGAATAAGATTGAATCATTGGATCCAG ATGAACTTCCCAAGTCTCTCATGATACTAAATCTAACTGGAAACCCCTGTACACATGTGATCAATTACAG GACAAGTTTACTCAAGGCTTTACCAAATCTACAACAACTAGACTTGGTTGAGGTGACCAGGCAGGAACGATTAGAGGCTGGGTGTGAGGTATCTGATACcagtgatgaggaggaggaggaggagggtgaAGGAGAAGAGATGATGGGTGGACCTGTTGTCTTTGGACAGGATGGAGATGATG ATTTCTTACAGCTGTCTGCTGATATAATCCTGGAATCTCAAAGTCGTACACAACAATACATGGCATTACATGAGCACCACATGGATGAGATCGAAGAGGTACGAGCACAGTCACAGCTTACAATGAACACTGGGAGATCACTCAAAGACAGTCCAAGATCAGATGGGTCAGAATCTAAACTAAGCAGATGA